One window of Phycisphaeraceae bacterium genomic DNA carries:
- the hemB gene encoding porphobilinogen synthase, with protein MSSKPNEPHRPRRLRRGAGLRDAVADVIIHPNHLIYPLFVTNLDQSKPVSSMPEVSQLPVKEAVSRIRELAGLGLRQFLLFGVTPADQKNPQGSYASSPEAPVNRVLREVRQAGIDAVMYADLCFCEYTDHGHCGILSEATADTQRSGSAHACADVDNDATVARLAQTAVVQAQAGADVVAPSGMMDGQVGAIRRALDEAGYPHTAILAYSIKYASTFYGPFREAGEGGMKTGDRRGYQMDFRRSREWRIELEADLAQGADMVMVKPAATYLDIVRQVREATSVPVAAYHVSGEYAMLHAAAQRGWLDLKASALETTCAIRRAGADLIVTYFAPRLIEWL; from the coding sequence ATGTCGAGCAAGCCCAATGAGCCGCATCGTCCCCGCCGACTACGCCGCGGGGCGGGATTGCGTGACGCGGTGGCGGATGTGATTATTCATCCTAACCACCTGATTTATCCGCTATTTGTGACAAATCTGGATCAATCCAAGCCTGTTTCCTCGATGCCGGAAGTCAGTCAGCTACCCGTCAAGGAAGCGGTGAGCCGGATTCGAGAGCTGGCCGGGCTGGGGCTGAGGCAGTTTCTGCTCTTTGGTGTCACCCCCGCTGACCAAAAAAATCCGCAAGGCAGCTATGCCTCATCACCTGAGGCGCCGGTGAACCGCGTCCTGCGCGAGGTGCGACAGGCGGGCATCGACGCGGTGATGTATGCCGACCTCTGCTTTTGCGAATACACGGATCACGGACACTGCGGCATCTTGAGCGAAGCAACGGCTGATACGCAGCGCAGCGGTTCGGCTCACGCCTGCGCGGATGTGGACAACGACGCAACGGTCGCGCGACTGGCGCAGACGGCTGTCGTGCAGGCGCAGGCGGGCGCGGATGTCGTCGCGCCGTCGGGCATGATGGACGGCCAGGTCGGCGCGATCCGTCGTGCGCTGGATGAGGCGGGCTACCCTCACACGGCGATACTCGCGTACAGCATCAAGTACGCTTCGACTTTTTACGGTCCCTTCCGTGAAGCAGGCGAAGGGGGAATGAAGACCGGAGACCGGCGGGGCTACCAGATGGACTTTCGGCGCTCCCGCGAGTGGCGGATCGAGCTGGAAGCAGATCTGGCCCAGGGCGCGGATATGGTGATGGTCAAGCCTGCGGCGACGTATCTCGACATCGTGCGGCAGGTGCGAGAGGCGACGAGTGTGCCGGTGGCGGCCTACCACGTCAGCGGGGAATATGCGATGCTGCACGCGGCGGCACAGCGCGGGTGGCTGGACCTCAAGGCTTCGGCACTGGAGACGACCTGCGCCATCCGCCGTGCCGGTGCGGACCTGATCGTGACGTATTTCGCGCCGCGACTGATCGAGTGGCTTTAG
- a CDS encoding prepilin-type N-terminal cleavage/methylation domain-containing protein: MRKMKGFTLIELLVVISIIALLIGILLPALSAARRTARQMQNSTQVRGIHQGMVMFASGNNEYMPGLDGTGASVASLATTSTSYGAAGNGFAVSNRIAQLLNGNYFTSNYCISPGETDTANIKTANSGVNVAMSGTATQGYSYAMLSLGTTSSLEGGHMAEWKTTNNSQALIMGDRVMTDATNVTSVAQSIWTTVTSDWRGSVVFGDNSSQFITTAKVSPTRYANTTNTGDDYLFNNDTATGTVAGYNALFVRGN; this comes from the coding sequence ATGCGAAAGATGAAGGGCTTCACACTGATCGAGCTGCTCGTGGTTATTTCAATCATCGCGCTGCTCATCGGCATCCTCCTGCCTGCTCTGAGCGCTGCCCGCCGTACGGCTCGGCAGATGCAAAACAGCACGCAGGTCCGCGGCATCCACCAGGGTATGGTGATGTTCGCCAGCGGTAACAACGAGTACATGCCCGGCCTCGACGGCACGGGCGCCTCGGTGGCCTCACTCGCCACCACCTCGACCTCGTACGGTGCAGCGGGTAACGGCTTTGCGGTCTCCAACCGTATCGCCCAACTGCTCAACGGTAACTACTTCACCAGCAACTACTGCATCTCCCCGGGCGAGACCGACACCGCCAACATCAAGACGGCGAACTCGGGTGTGAACGTCGCCATGAGCGGCACGGCGACTCAGGGTTACTCCTACGCCATGCTCTCCTTGGGCACCACCTCCTCGCTCGAAGGCGGCCACATGGCTGAGTGGAAGACCACCAACAACTCGCAGGCTCTGATCATGGGTGACCGCGTCATGACCGACGCGACCAACGTGACCTCGGTTGCCCAGAGCATCTGGACGACTGTCACCAGCGATTGGCGCGGCAGCGTGGTGTTCGGTGATAACTCCAGCCAGTTCATCACCACCGCCAAGGTCAGCCCGACCCGCTACGCCAACACCACCAACACCGGCGATGACTACCTCTTCAACAACGACACCGCCACCGGCACCGTCGCCGGCTACAACGCGCTGTTCGTCCGAGGTAACTGA
- a CDS encoding ribulokinase: MPRRSTSLALGLDFGTESVRALLVGLDGEEAASAVTPYRHGQITRRLPGAAHDLPPDFALQDPRDWIDSSGRAVRAALRQARVDAGAVVSIGVDFTSCTMLPSLRDGTPLCQTGRLSSEKYAWPKLWKHHAAKSQTDRLNQIARERNEPWLSRYGGIVGLEWFFPKIFETLEQAPRVYDAAEVWLEGGDWYVWQLVGPEKVGAELPRSTCQAGYKAMWNAHTGYPSSEFFAALNPKMARVVTDKMPGRLMAPGELAGGLCPRMAGVLGLREGTPVSAAVIDAHAGVPGAGVAEPDTLVMVMGTSSCHMLNSRLERLIPGVAGVVEGGILPGFYGYETGQAAVGDAFDWFRRLTGQKDFAQLDKRAGAVQPGSDGVLCMDWLNGCRTPLMDGSLSGAFTGVTLNHGAEHLYRALLEASAFGVRWITDTLREGGIPVRRFVATGGLPHHNRLLVQIYADVLGQNIIIHPSKQGPALGAAILGTLAAGKRVTGFTSAAAAMHAMARADEKIRGREPIVVRPHRAATKLYDRVYARYRKLADECSARSRS, encoded by the coding sequence ATGCCGCGACGATCGACATCCCTTGCGCTGGGTCTGGATTTTGGTACCGAATCGGTGCGTGCGCTGCTTGTGGGGCTTGACGGCGAGGAAGCGGCGTCGGCGGTGACGCCCTACCGTCACGGACAGATCACGCGGCGACTGCCCGGCGCGGCGCACGATCTGCCGCCCGACTTCGCCTTGCAGGATCCGCGGGACTGGATCGACAGCTCAGGCCGCGCGGTCCGCGCTGCGTTGCGGCAGGCGCGCGTTGACGCCGGCGCGGTGGTGAGCATCGGGGTGGACTTCACCAGTTGCACGATGCTGCCGTCCTTGCGTGACGGCACGCCGCTGTGTCAGACCGGGCGGCTGAGTTCTGAAAAATACGCCTGGCCCAAGCTCTGGAAACACCATGCCGCCAAGAGCCAGACGGATCGGCTCAATCAGATCGCCCGCGAACGTAACGAGCCGTGGCTGTCGCGTTACGGCGGGATCGTCGGGCTGGAGTGGTTTTTTCCGAAAATCTTCGAAACGCTGGAGCAGGCACCGCGCGTTTACGACGCCGCTGAGGTCTGGCTCGAAGGCGGCGACTGGTACGTCTGGCAGCTCGTCGGGCCGGAAAAGGTCGGCGCGGAATTGCCGCGTTCGACCTGTCAGGCTGGTTACAAGGCGATGTGGAACGCCCATACGGGCTATCCGTCGAGCGAGTTTTTCGCGGCACTGAACCCGAAAATGGCGCGCGTGGTCACGGACAAGATGCCCGGACGACTCATGGCACCGGGTGAGCTGGCGGGCGGACTTTGCCCACGGATGGCGGGGGTGCTGGGGTTGCGTGAAGGCACGCCGGTCAGCGCCGCGGTGATCGATGCGCACGCGGGCGTCCCCGGCGCGGGTGTCGCCGAGCCGGACACGCTGGTGATGGTCATGGGCACCAGTTCGTGTCACATGCTCAACTCGCGGCTTGAGCGGCTCATTCCGGGAGTCGCGGGCGTGGTCGAAGGGGGAATCCTGCCGGGATTTTATGGATATGAAACGGGTCAGGCGGCAGTGGGCGATGCTTTCGACTGGTTCCGCCGTCTGACGGGGCAGAAGGATTTTGCTCAGTTGGATAAGCGGGCCGGGGCGGTGCAGCCGGGCAGTGACGGCGTGCTCTGCATGGACTGGCTCAACGGCTGCCGCACCCCGCTGATGGACGGCTCACTCAGCGGCGCGTTTACGGGAGTGACGCTCAACCACGGGGCAGAGCATCTTTATCGCGCGTTGCTCGAAGCGTCGGCGTTTGGCGTCCGCTGGATTACGGATACCTTGCGTGAGGGCGGCATCCCTGTTCGACGTTTCGTAGCCACAGGGGGACTGCCGCACCACAACCGGCTGCTGGTGCAGATTTACGCTGATGTGCTGGGCCAGAACATCATCATTCATCCCTCGAAGCAGGGACCGGCTCTGGGTGCGGCCATTCTCGGCACACTTGCGGCGGGTAAGCGCGTGACTGGATTCACCTCTGCCGCCGCTGCCATGCACGCGATGGCGCGAGCTGATGAAAAGATCCGCGGGCGCGAGCCGATCGTTGTGCGCCCTCATCGAGCGGCTACGAAACTGTACGACCGTGTTTACGCTCGATACCGCAAACTAGCCGATGAATGTTCCGCCCGGTCGCGCAGTTGA
- a CDS encoding chloride channel protein, whose product MTGGIPVATSLSPLLRRVESPPPAALIDRRVLLFSVIAALLGMVSAFVAQAMLALIGLITNVSFHQHFAFNKQASPIGHTLGLWVILVPVGGALVIGLMARFGHEAIRGDGIPEAMEKVLTSRSRIAPRITWLKPLSAAISIGTGGPFGAEGPVISTGGALGSYIGQIFSVTALERKTLLAAGAAAGIGATFGTPIAAVMLAIEVLLFEFRPRSLIPVVLATAVASGLRVMLEGSEAIFSMPDIAAPTQSALALYTAIGALVGLISVFVTRGVHWIESAFEHLPIHWMWWPAMGAVIVGIIGYFQPATLGVGYINIKHILWQDDAFPVKAALILAVLKLISWSVALGSGTSGGTLAPLFTIGGGFGAVIGAGIAWLLPHAGVDPRIAALVGMAAMFAGASRALLFSVVFGFESTFQTNGLLPLLLGCAAAYLVSCLLMRETLMTEKVERRGTRVPYEYVADFLNQVSVRDACTKNVIALKADDTVAHVMAWRANGEEGSTHQGFPVLDETGLLLGVVTRRDIDACCTENSRKIRELIRRPPVVVYDDCTLREAADHMVSHDIGRLPVISRQNPDQLVGILTRSDLLSAHRRRLDETNRAEPSIGWPKITFGSAAADKHE is encoded by the coding sequence ATGACCGGTGGAATCCCTGTTGCGACCTCCTTAAGCCCGCTGCTGCGTCGGGTGGAGTCGCCGCCACCAGCGGCATTGATTGACCGCCGCGTGCTGCTTTTTTCCGTGATCGCAGCTTTGCTGGGGATGGTTTCAGCATTCGTAGCGCAGGCGATGCTCGCGTTGATCGGGCTGATTACCAACGTCTCATTTCACCAGCACTTCGCTTTTAACAAGCAGGCATCACCCATCGGCCACACGCTGGGGCTATGGGTCATCCTCGTGCCGGTAGGCGGCGCACTGGTCATCGGCCTCATGGCGCGATTCGGTCATGAAGCCATCCGCGGCGACGGCATTCCGGAGGCCATGGAGAAAGTGCTCACCAGCCGCAGCCGCATCGCGCCGCGCATCACCTGGCTCAAGCCGCTCTCGGCTGCCATCTCCATCGGTACGGGCGGGCCGTTCGGGGCTGAGGGGCCGGTGATTTCAACCGGCGGTGCGCTGGGTTCCTACATCGGTCAGATTTTCAGCGTCACCGCGCTGGAGCGAAAAACGCTGCTGGCGGCGGGGGCGGCGGCGGGCATCGGTGCGACGTTCGGCACACCCATCGCTGCAGTGATGCTGGCGATCGAAGTGTTGCTCTTTGAGTTTCGGCCTCGCTCGCTGATTCCGGTGGTGCTGGCGACGGCTGTCGCTTCCGGGCTGAGGGTGATGCTCGAGGGCAGCGAAGCGATCTTCTCCATGCCGGATATCGCCGCTCCGACACAGAGCGCGCTGGCACTTTATACGGCGATCGGCGCACTTGTCGGACTGATCTCGGTCTTTGTCACGCGCGGCGTGCACTGGATCGAATCCGCGTTTGAACATCTGCCGATCCACTGGATGTGGTGGCCGGCGATGGGTGCGGTGATCGTCGGCATCATCGGTTACTTTCAGCCGGCGACGCTCGGCGTCGGTTACATCAATATCAAACACATTCTCTGGCAGGATGATGCTTTCCCCGTCAAGGCGGCGCTCATCCTGGCGGTGCTCAAGCTGATTTCCTGGTCTGTGGCATTAGGCAGCGGTACGTCGGGCGGGACGCTCGCTCCGCTTTTTACGATCGGCGGCGGATTCGGCGCGGTCATCGGGGCAGGCATCGCCTGGTTGCTGCCTCATGCGGGCGTGGATCCGCGCATCGCTGCGCTGGTCGGCATGGCCGCCATGTTCGCCGGTGCATCACGGGCACTGCTCTTTTCCGTGGTGTTCGGTTTTGAATCCACGTTCCAGACCAACGGCCTGCTCCCGCTGCTGCTGGGTTGCGCCGCGGCATATCTGGTCTCGTGCCTGCTCATGCGCGAAACCTTGATGACGGAAAAAGTGGAACGTCGCGGCACACGAGTGCCCTACGAATACGTCGCGGACTTTCTCAATCAGGTGAGCGTACGCGATGCCTGCACCAAGAACGTCATCGCACTCAAGGCTGACGATACCGTGGCGCACGTGATGGCCTGGCGAGCCAATGGAGAAGAGGGCTCCACGCATCAGGGCTTTCCCGTGCTTGATGAAACCGGCTTGCTTCTGGGAGTGGTGACCAGACGTGATATCGACGCCTGCTGCACTGAAAACTCCCGGAAAATCCGTGAGCTGATCCGACGGCCTCCGGTCGTCGTTTACGACGATTGCACACTCCGCGAAGCGGCTGACCACATGGTGAGCCACGACATCGGACGCTTGCCGGTGATCTCACGGCAAAACCCCGATCAACTGGTCGGCATCCTGACACGCAGCGATTTGCTCTCGGCACACCGTCGCCGACTCGACGAAACAAACCGCGCAGAGCCAAGCATCGGATGGCCCAAGATCACCTTCGGCAGCGCGGCAGCGGACAAACATGAGTGA
- the rnpA gene encoding ribonuclease P protein component: MPPAAKTLRFTARHRLHGAPAFAAVYDAKVKKNAGPLTAFARPNDLPHPRLGLSVPRRVGTAAARNRVKRLIREAFRISQHDWLRGYDVVVVVRPHKPAELSDYQRMLLSLMRALHLEWARRSA, translated from the coding sequence ATGCCACCCGCTGCGAAAACCCTTCGTTTCACCGCTCGGCACCGATTGCACGGCGCGCCGGCGTTTGCGGCGGTTTACGACGCGAAGGTTAAAAAAAATGCTGGTCCTTTGACGGCATTCGCCCGACCCAACGATCTGCCCCATCCACGGCTGGGCTTGAGCGTGCCTCGACGTGTCGGTACAGCGGCGGCCCGCAACCGCGTCAAACGGCTGATCCGTGAGGCCTTTCGCATCAGCCAGCACGACTGGCTTCGTGGCTACGATGTAGTGGTGGTGGTCAGGCCGCACAAACCGGCTGAGCTTTCGGACTATCAGCGAATGCTCCTTTCGCTGATGCGGGCCCTGCACCTGGAATGGGCGCGGCGGTCGGCATAG
- the yidD gene encoding membrane protein insertion efficiency factor YidD translates to METRDPIPETVTRRVGFVSRILIFLVYVYRATLGHFLGGHCRYDPTCSQYMIDAIRKYGPWRGGWRGLRRIGRCHPWGGCGYDPA, encoded by the coding sequence ATGGAAACACGCGATCCGATTCCCGAAACAGTGACTCGACGGGTGGGATTCGTGTCGCGTATTTTGATCTTTCTGGTTTATGTGTATCGTGCGACGCTGGGGCATTTTCTCGGCGGTCACTGCCGATATGATCCGACGTGCAGCCAGTACATGATTGATGCCATCCGCAAATACGGCCCATGGCGCGGCGGATGGCGCGGACTGCGGCGGATCGGTCGCTGCCACCCGTGGGGCGGTTGCGGATATGATCCTGCCTGA
- a CDS encoding tetratricopeptide repeat protein produces the protein MTANPPSPDLTLNPPPAGALRHLQKPWVISILLVLLTLIPYAQMLGQNFVNYDDDLFITRNPHINHGLTRDAVNWAFGFQSASQYHPLTTLSHALDCEVFGLNPIGPKAVNLTLHLATTVLIFRLALMMTGRLWPCAVLALLCGIHPLRVEAVAWIAERKEMLSNFFGVLTIISYVWYTRRRNIGRYLLMLLLYTLTLMSKPMLVTMPFILLLLDYRPLRRFDLTPVMELPRKLLWLVLEKLPMFPLLIASSYLTWRVVQVSGAAHSLEATPVAYRLTNVIIAYGWYIYKTFVPLNLTCLYLFDPTWSAWEVTAASAAFFTLTYLAIRYIRKLPYLFVGWFFFVGTLVPVIGLVQVGAQAYADRYSYVGQIGLFIMIIWGAADLIRRLSIKTSQLVLLLGAVVVVCLCVTWLQVSYWYNSKSLFTHAIDVNPNSSTAHNNLGSIYLIEGNYQKAAEEFFAATKIFAYTPEAWNNLGQVFILKGDYDSAIEVLRVAFNQRPDNKMVLTNLGIAFLGKNDLDKAVNFLQKAIQSDPFYGNAHYYMAVALKSLGRFPEAREQVAQAIKLQETPEGWTLLADIYSAQGDRVAAMEAVKNAIRLSPNYEPAKIRIERLNRGEPTEPPQATTRPASQPATQPKP, from the coding sequence ATGACCGCAAACCCGCCATCCCCGGATTTGACGCTAAACCCGCCGCCTGCCGGCGCGCTGCGCCACCTGCAAAAGCCCTGGGTCATCAGCATCCTGCTCGTGCTGCTGACGCTCATCCCCTACGCGCAGATGCTTGGGCAGAATTTCGTCAACTATGACGACGACCTTTTCATCACCCGAAATCCGCACATCAATCACGGCCTGACGCGCGACGCGGTCAACTGGGCGTTCGGGTTTCAATCCGCCAGCCAGTATCACCCGCTGACGACGCTTTCCCACGCGCTGGATTGTGAGGTTTTCGGGCTTAACCCCATCGGACCCAAGGCGGTCAACCTCACCCTCCACCTGGCGACGACCGTGCTGATCTTCCGGCTGGCCCTGATGATGACCGGCCGCCTCTGGCCATGTGCCGTCCTCGCCCTGCTCTGCGGCATCCATCCCCTGCGCGTCGAAGCGGTCGCATGGATTGCCGAGCGGAAGGAAATGCTCAGCAATTTTTTCGGTGTCCTGACCATCATTTCCTACGTCTGGTACACACGACGGCGGAACATCGGCCGGTATCTGCTGATGCTCCTGCTCTACACGCTGACGCTCATGTCCAAGCCGATGCTGGTGACCATGCCGTTCATCCTGCTGCTGCTGGATTACCGCCCGCTGCGACGCTTTGACCTCACGCCGGTAATGGAACTGCCCCGCAAGCTGCTATGGCTCGTTCTCGAAAAGCTGCCGATGTTCCCGTTGCTGATCGCGTCGTCCTACCTGACATGGCGGGTGGTGCAGGTGTCGGGCGCAGCCCACTCTCTCGAAGCGACGCCGGTCGCCTACCGACTGACCAACGTCATCATCGCCTACGGCTGGTACATCTACAAAACTTTCGTGCCGCTGAACCTGACCTGTCTCTACCTGTTCGACCCCACATGGTCAGCATGGGAAGTCACCGCAGCCTCGGCGGCCTTTTTCACCCTGACCTATCTCGCCATCCGTTACATTCGCAAGCTGCCCTATCTCTTCGTGGGCTGGTTCTTCTTCGTCGGAACCCTGGTTCCGGTCATCGGACTTGTCCAGGTCGGCGCACAGGCTTACGCGGATCGCTACTCCTACGTGGGGCAGATCGGCTTGTTCATCATGATTATCTGGGGCGCAGCTGACCTGATCCGGCGGCTGAGCATCAAGACCTCGCAACTCGTGCTGCTGCTCGGTGCGGTTGTCGTTGTCTGCCTCTGCGTGACCTGGCTTCAGGTCTCCTACTGGTACAACTCGAAGTCGCTCTTCACCCATGCAATCGATGTCAATCCCAACAGCAGCACCGCTCATAACAACCTCGGCTCGATCTACCTGATCGAGGGCAACTACCAGAAAGCTGCGGAGGAGTTTTTCGCAGCGACCAAGATTTTCGCATATACGCCCGAAGCCTGGAACAACCTCGGACAGGTTTTCATCCTCAAGGGTGACTACGACAGCGCGATCGAAGTGCTGCGCGTCGCCTTTAACCAGAGACCAGACAACAAAATGGTTTTGACCAATCTTGGCATCGCCTTCCTCGGTAAAAACGACTTGGACAAAGCAGTCAATTTCCTTCAAAAGGCGATTCAGAGCGACCCCTTCTACGGGAATGCTCACTATTACATGGCTGTTGCGCTTAAATCTTTGGGCAGGTTCCCGGAGGCACGCGAGCAGGTGGCTCAGGCAATCAAGTTGCAGGAAACGCCGGAAGGCTGGACGTTGCTGGCGGATATTTACAGTGCCCAGGGAGATCGCGTCGCTGCGATGGAGGCCGTCAAAAATGCGATCCGGCTCAGTCCGAATTACGAGCCGGCAAAGATACGAATAGAGCGACTCAACCGCGGCGAACCCACCGAGCCGCCGCAGGCGACGACACGACCCGCCAGTCAACCAGCCACCCAGCCAAAACCGTAG
- a CDS encoding methyltransferase domain-containing protein: protein MSSTTNPPNLSAPGPSNSGSARGEHEIAHGKFLVEHGAELTWGWGTPAGKVRAQRRAAIITRNAGLSPGKLVLEIGCGTGLFTEAFAQSGATIVAVDISDDLLRLAQQRGLPADRVRFVCKSFEDCALDGPFDAIVGSSVLHHLEVERSLSKCLSLLKPGGTFSFAEPNMLNPQIFLQKNVGWIKKLVGDSPDETAFVAGRLVKLLTRIGFTEARAEAFDWLHPATPRPLIPLVSAIGRGLEATPLLRRFAGSLAIFARRPA from the coding sequence ATGTCCAGCACCACCAATCCGCCAAATCTATCAGCACCAGGGCCGTCGAACAGCGGCTCAGCTCGCGGCGAGCATGAGATCGCCCACGGAAAATTTCTTGTTGAGCACGGAGCTGAGCTGACCTGGGGCTGGGGCACGCCTGCGGGTAAAGTCCGCGCCCAACGGCGGGCCGCGATCATCACCCGCAATGCCGGCCTTTCGCCGGGCAAGCTCGTGCTGGAAATCGGTTGCGGCACGGGTCTGTTCACCGAGGCCTTCGCCCAAAGCGGCGCGACCATCGTCGCTGTCGATATTTCCGACGACCTGCTCCGGCTGGCGCAGCAGAGGGGCCTGCCGGCTGACCGCGTCCGTTTCGTCTGCAAGTCTTTCGAGGACTGCGCTCTCGACGGCCCGTTCGACGCGATCGTCGGCTCGTCCGTGCTGCACCATCTGGAGGTCGAGCGTTCGCTGAGCAAGTGCCTGTCGCTGCTCAAGCCGGGCGGGACATTCAGCTTCGCCGAGCCGAACATGCTCAATCCGCAGATTTTCCTGCAAAAAAACGTAGGGTGGATCAAGAAACTCGTCGGCGACTCGCCGGATGAAACCGCATTCGTCGCCGGGCGGCTGGTGAAACTGCTGACCCGCATCGGTTTCACGGAGGCACGCGCCGAGGCTTTTGACTGGCTGCACCCGGCCACGCCCCGGCCTCTGATCCCGCTGGTCAGCGCGATCGGTCGCGGCCTTGAGGCCACCCCCCTGCTGCGGCGATTTGCCGGTTCGTTGGCGATTTTTGCCCGGCGGCCGGCCTGA